A part of Plasmodium coatneyi strain Hackeri chromosome 8, complete sequence genomic DNA contains:
- a CDS encoding KIR-like CYIR protein, whose translation MQEVGKVSEKLPSKERYDELDKGMEFSGNTGKEECVGPDEDTLKAVLTAQGVNDLTLAKKIIGAWRHACTKKQTERNGKWCHLFYYWVGDKIKGELTGGHELHAAIETVFLQLGNPRFGGGCTNLYPQISKTLFEQAETLFDYNYNYKILTEQTGIYDQGTCIKLKDKLGSASNAYSSITDTCDTDLINSYCMNFTAISKEDEYKAPQEITCTPRALPLPEITGEKCKKDLASQKVYCELDEAQDKYEESQVTNLGDVKSALTSTIGQYNSMGTYAEGTVKAYWHAHRGGLGNLFNKDDRCNFLYYWIGDTLFQTMRRPEDFSTAMNEVYNKLKQLQGLQINDKCGVMYPNISKDIFTKMKKVYNYTHDCTIMENCRGGSRSPGAPCPSEPPEHVQETCTAYRQMEIECRGETNEPNYCDDFNSKYKKYLKEGPLKSNCNPEQPQQETPPAEGTSGATTGVVAASTEGSADSGSGVVPAVSGGVLATVGLPTIAAFLLYKYKPWSSWFGKHSSGNGGRSNRRRRRRSAGHEFDASTEDTLTEYSTLSSMIGDDSTDESSVFGGRPASRGRSNNRRGKNISYKRM comes from the exons ATGCAAGAAGTG GGGAAGGTTTCGGAAAAACTACCCTCAAAAGAAAGGTACGATGAACTGGATAAAGGCATGGAGTTTTCCGGGAACACGGGCAAAGAGGAATGTGTAGGACCAGATGAGGATACTTTGAAGGCAGTATTAACAGCTCAGGGGGTTAATGATCTCACTTtggccaaaaaaattataggGGCCTGGCGTCACGCGTGCACAAAGAAACAGACGGAGCGCAATGGTAAGTGGTGCCACTTGTTCTATTATTGGgtaggtgataaaataaagggggaATTGACGGGGGGCCATGAGCTCCATGCGGCCATAGAAACAGTTTTCCTTCAATTGGGGAATCCGAGGTTCGGGGGTGGATGCACGAATCTATACCCACAAATTAGTAAAACTCTCTTTGAGCAAGCTGAAACACTATTTGATTACAACTATAACTATAAAATCCTGACTGAACAGACGGGAATTTATGACCAGGGCACTTGTATAAAATTGAAGGACAAATTGGGGAGTGCTTCAAATGCCTATTCAAGTATAACTGATACTTGTGATACAGATCTCATTAATTCATATTGTATGAACTTTACTGCAATCTCTAAGGAGGACGAATATAAAGCACCACAGGAAATAACATGTACTCCACGGGCACTACCTTTACCTGAAATAAcg ggggaaaaatgtaagaaaGATCTAGCCTCACAGAAGGTGTATTGCGAGCTGGACGAAGCTCAAGACAAGTATGAGGAAAGTCAAGTGACCAACTTGGGAGATGTGAAAAGTGCACTTACAAGTACAATAGGCCAATACAACAGTATGGGAACGTACGCAGAAGGCACTGTAAAAGCATATTGGCATGCACACCGGGGAGGTTTGGGAAATTTGTTCAATAAGGATGATCGTTGCAACTTCctctattattggataggggatACACTGTTCCAAACTATGAGGAGACCTGAGGACTTTTCTACCGCTATGAATGAAGTCTACAACAAGTTGAAGCAGCTGCAAGGGCTGCAAATTAATGACAAATGTGGTGTTATGTACCCGAACATTAGCAAAGACATTTTCactaaaatgaagaaagtatataattatacTCACGATTGTACAATTATGGAAAATTGCAGGGGGGGTTCTCGGAGCCCCGGTGCTCCATGTCCTTCGGAACCCCCCGAACATGTGCAAGAAACTTGCACAGCTTATAGACAAATGGAAATAGAATGCAGGGGCGAGACTAATGAACCTAATTATTGTGACGACTTCAACTCAAAATATAAGAAGTACTTGAAGGAGGGACCCCTAAAGTCCAACT GTAATCCGGAACAACCTCAACAAGAAACGCctcctgcagaaggaacatcGGGAGCCACCACTGGTGTAGTAG CTGCAAGCACGGAAGGGAGTGCTGATTCTGGTAGTGGTGTGGTACCTGCCGTGTCTGGTGGCGTATTGGCCacagtaggattaccaacaattgctgctttcctcctttacaaG tataaaccatggtcttcttggtttggtaagcATTcctctggaaatggaggaagaagtaatagaagaagaagaagaagatcagcTGGACACGAATTCGATGCGTCCACAGaagacaccttaacagaatattccacacttAGTTCAATGATAGGTGACGATTCTACAGATGAATCATCCGTATTTGGTGGTAGGCCAGcatccagaggaagaagtaataacAGGAGGGGAAAGAACATTAGTTATAAACGTATGTaa
- a CDS encoding Ubiquitin carboxyl-terminal hydrolase, giving the protein MSDEETCLKRQSSQKLYYGDFNKEVGGATCDDMCIQKREELKGILNGDENAETIAQTIAEGWCVVNSKCGKQKPLLFDGVTFYYWLGNEISNVVGDEEGNFRNTIGTICDKVKSTVGGKEYPYMCPKVTKKQFQWLKVIYDYTLNYKNGKDTMVRRDNACTDQCRSYVRNIKDKYGNEREICKGSGVTDCYKEIRGMFSSRAGRTIKEPSKLTCQPPIAVKPATAAKPVAAVRPPAPRAAAEHLGQPRGEESSRDGVTSQSVHSRPEARPAPPEPPGEPTRQAGKYVIE; this is encoded by the exons ATGTCGGATGAA GAAACATGCCTTAAGAGGCAGAGCTCCCAAAAATTATACTATGGCGATTTTAATAAAGAAGTAGGGGGGGCTACTTGCGATGATATGTGTAttcagaaaagggaagaattaaaaggTATACTGAATGGAGATGAAAATGCAGAAACTATAGCACAAACAATTGCAGAAGGTTGGTGTGTTGTGAATAGTAAATGCGGAAAGCAGAAACCGCTCTTGTTCGATGGTGttactttttattattggttgggaaATGAAATATCCAATGTAGTAGGAGATGAAGAGGGAAATTTTCGGAATACTATAGGTACTATATGTGATAAAGTAAAGAGCACTGttggagggaaggaataccCTTATATGTGCCCTAAGGTAACGAAAAAACAGTTTCAATGGTTAAAAGTAATATACGATTACACtcttaattataaaaatggaaaggacaCCATGGTAAGGAGGGACAATGCATGTACAGATCAATGTAGGAGCTACGTAAGGAATATTAAAGATAAATATGGAAACGAGAGAGAAATATGTAAGGGAAGTGGAGTAACGGACTGTTATAAGGAAATTAGGGGAATGTTCAGTAGTAgagcaggaagaacaatTAAGGAACCATCAAAATTAACATGCCAACCTCCTATAGCAGTCAAACCTGCTACAGCAGCAAAACCTGTTGCAGCAGTACGACCTCCCGCACCACGAGCAGCAGCAGAACATCTAGGACAACCAAGAGGTGAAGAATCCTCAAGGGATGGAGTAACTTCCCAAAGTGTACATTCTAGACCTGAAGCAAGACCTGCACCACCTGAACCACCAGGTGAACCAACACGCCAAGCAGGTAAGTATGTTATAGAGTGA